Within Thermogemmatispora onikobensis, the genomic segment TGACACAACCAAAGTGTAGCACAGTGTATCACCCCTGTAAATGGGTTGAATGGGCTGAGGCGCTGAGGTGCTGAGACACTGAGGCGCTGAGGTGCTGAGGCACTGAGGCACTGAGAGACGGAAGAGAGTTGCGAGCCGTGCCGGGGTGGGCGGAGCCTGCTTCGAGACTTGAGAGGCAGCAGCGGAAGATGGTGGGGGAGAGGTGAGGAAGGCAACGGCTGGCTGGCTGGCGAAACTGTGGAAGAAGAGCAGGCTGGCGCCGGGTTCGCTTCGTCCCTGGCTCGGAAGGAGGGAAGAAGGGAGGAGGGGAACCCGGCGCCCGGACCGGCTCAGGGCAAGGCCAGAGAAGGCACCTGGGGGAGAATGGGCAGGATCGCGGAAAGGAGCAGGGCCACGACGAGCAGGGCGACAAACCAGGCCTCTAACTTGAGCATGTCACGGAGAACAAGATGGAGGCCGGAAGCAAGATCGGTGCGCAGGATACCGCTCACTACAACAACCAGGATCGGCAAGGTCCAGAGGGCGATGAGAACCAGGTGAGGCGCGTTGTGAGGGAGACCGATGAGGAGCAGGACAAGATAGGCGCCTCCCAGGAGGGCCAGGAAGAGGGTCCGGTTAAGACCAAGGCCCAGGGTGTTGGCCAGGGTGTGCTTGCCGGCCTGGGCATCGTCCTCAACGTCGCGCATGTCGTTGACGTGTACGAAGGCGGCGGCCAACAGACCCGGCATCAGGCTGTAGAGAAGAGCCTCGCTGTTAAGCTGGGCCTGCTGCAGGTAGTAGGCTCCCAGGGTGATGAGTGGACCATAGATACAGAAGGCGACCGGCAGGCCGAGCATGAGTGAGGAGAGGGCTCGCTTCGTGGCGCTGTAGAAGTAGGCGGCCAGCAACCCCAGCAGACCGAAGAGGAGCAGCGCCCAGCCAGAGGCGAGGGCGAGCAGCAGGCCCAGCAGCGCGCCACCAGCCAGAAGGACCAGGCCAAGGACCAGGACGCGCGTGGGCTTGATTAAACCTTGCTGGATGAGCTTACCCGGCCCCAGGGTGTTGCTGGTGTCGATCCCGCGCAAGTAGTCGTAGTAGTCATTGATGAGATTGGCCCCAAGCTGCAGGAGCACTACAGCCAGCAATCCCAGCAGGAGACGCTGGGGATGCCATTGCCCCAGCCCTAAAAGCCCACGCAGGCTAAGAATGTGCGCCAACGCGAGAACGCCGCCCAGCAGGAACGGCATGACGCACAGGACGAGATAATGGGGACGCATGCCTTCCCACCAGAGGCGCAACCACTCGCTGACACTGCGCCGATACTCCGCCGGCTGCGCCACCAACGGGGTCGGCGTGCTGACCGCTTCGCCAGCTTCGACCGAGTGCACCGAGACCTCGGGCTGCAGGGTGCTGAGGGTCTGTAGCGACCCCAGGGGAATGGTGGGAACCTCTTCTGCCTGCACCGACTCGGCAGTCACGATCTGTGAACTGGCTTTGACTTCGTTCTCGCGTTGTTTCCCTTTGCCATTGCTGATAGAATCGCTATGCTGCTCTGCAGTCTCTAGCTCTTTTGCAGGCTGCTCTTTGTTCGTAAGCTCTTGCTGCGACATATGCCCCCCTTTTGCTGCGCACGTGCCACTGGCTCCGGC encodes:
- the menA gene encoding 1,4-dihydroxy-2-naphthoate octaprenyltransferase, whose product is MSQQELTNKEQPAKELETAEQHSDSISNGKGKQRENEVKASSQIVTAESVQAEEVPTIPLGSLQTLSTLQPEVSVHSVEAGEAVSTPTPLVAQPAEYRRSVSEWLRLWWEGMRPHYLVLCVMPFLLGGVLALAHILSLRGLLGLGQWHPQRLLLGLLAVVLLQLGANLINDYYDYLRGIDTSNTLGPGKLIQQGLIKPTRVLVLGLVLLAGGALLGLLLALASGWALLLFGLLGLLAAYFYSATKRALSSLMLGLPVAFCIYGPLITLGAYYLQQAQLNSEALLYSLMPGLLAAAFVHVNDMRDVEDDAQAGKHTLANTLGLGLNRTLFLALLGGAYLVLLLIGLPHNAPHLVLIALWTLPILVVVVSGILRTDLASGLHLVLRDMLKLEAWFVALLVVALLLSAILPILPQVPSLALP